A window of the Miscanthus floridulus cultivar M001 chromosome 14, ASM1932011v1, whole genome shotgun sequence genome harbors these coding sequences:
- the LOC136503060 gene encoding uncharacterized protein, which yields MTWDLVTPETLLHIIIKNSVRCAKAVLEGGAPEMQGLRAYPNCVTQYGFFPIHQAAEIFSVDMIRLLIRHGALVNLRTIGGEVIKGLLPLHVAVENTCMHKYLDDNMFLDEFNPDYSKAGISDVYKLIHLLCLPELKIFMDTTRLIAEHTDDLVGEICNYIKHGKLLQTAVLLLAAQEHISKQDGFGDIIKFIAEHSSAIKLNPNGKAGGRGTSQGKLYFVNIVDCSSIVVQGW from the coding sequence ATGACCTGGGACTTGGTCACCCCAGAAACCCTACTTCACATCATCATCAAGAACTCCGTGCGGTGCGCCAAAGCCGTCTTGGAAGGCGGAGCCCCGGAGATGCAAGGGCTCCGTGCCTACCCCAACTGCGTCACCCAGTATGGCTTCTTCCCGATCCACCAGGCTGCCGAGATATTCTCTGTCGACATGATCAGGCTGCTCATTCGCCATGGCGCGTTGGTGAACCTGCGCACGATCGGCGGCGAGGTGATCAAGGGCCTGCTCCCACTCCATGTCGCTGTTGAGAACACCTGCATGCATAAGTATCTTGACGACAATATGTTCCTTGACGAGTTTAATCCGGACTATAGTAAGGCTGGCATCAGCGATGTCTACAAGCTTATCCATCTCTTGTGCCTGCCGGAACTGAAGATCTTCATGGATACGACAAGGCTGATTGCAGAGCACACAGATGATCTGGTTGGTGAGATCTGCAATTACATAAAGCATGGGAAACTTCTCCAGACTGCGGTTTTGCTCCTGGCAGCTCAAGAGCATATCAGTAAACAAGATGGGTTTGGTGATATCATTAAATTCATCGCCGAGCACAGCAGCGCCATTAAATTGAATCCTAATGGAAAGGCCGGAGGACGAGGCACATCACAAGGAAAACTATATTTCGTCAACATTGTGGATTGTTCAAGCATTGTCGTCCAGGGCTGGTAA